A window from Cryptomeria japonica chromosome 1, Sugi_1.0, whole genome shotgun sequence encodes these proteins:
- the LOC131060652 gene encoding barwin has translation MGMETKALAFLLAATLAAPLLCAAQNCGSQVGGAVCSDGECCSKWGWCGTTDDHCLPDRGCQSNCHGGGGGGGGGGEQAFNVRSTYHEYYPERNNWNLYAVSAYCSTWDGEKPLWWRQKYGWTAFCGPVGPSGQASCGKCLRVTNRETGSQATVRIVDQCSNGGLDLDINVFMQLDTNGQGNARGHLMVDYQFVDCGDGENSNGADQFM, from the coding sequence ATGGGAATGGAAACGAAGGCGTTGGCATTTTTACTGGCGGCGACACTGGCGGCGCCGCTTCTTTGCGCCGCTCAGAACTGTGGATCACAAGTGGGCGGAGCAGTGTGCAGCGATGGCGAATGCTGTAGCAAATGGGGGTGGTGCGGAACCACCGATGACCACTGTTTACCAGATCGAGGCTGCCAAAGCAACTGCCACGGTGGCGGCGGCGGCGGTGGTGGAGGAGGCGAACAAGCCTTCAACGTTCGATCGACATATCACGAGTACTACCCGGAGAGGAATAACTGGAACTTGTACGCTGTGAGTGCGTATTGCTCGACGTGGGATGGAGAGAAGCCGCTGTGGTGGAGGCAGAAGTACGGGTGGACGGCCTTTTGTGGGCCGGTGGGACCGAGCGGCCAGGCTTCGTGTGGAAAGTGTTTGAGGGTCACTAACCGCGAGACGGGGTCACAGGCGACCGTGAGGATTGTGGATCAGTGCAGTAATGGCGGTCTGGATTTGGATATCAATGTGTTTATGCAGCTGGACACCAATGGCCAAGGAAACGCTCGAGGGCACCTCATGGTCGATTATCAGTTTGTCGACTGTGGCGATGGAGAGAATTCTAACGGCGCTGATCAGTTCATGTGA